Proteins encoded by one window of Melospiza georgiana isolate bMelGeo1 chromosome 18, bMelGeo1.pri, whole genome shotgun sequence:
- the LOC131091301 gene encoding protein DGCR6 gives MARPGGFEAAEQQQQQEVLSRQQERHYRLLAELQALVKALPSACQQRLSYTTLSELALALLDGTVFEIVQGLLEIQHLTEKNLYSQRRQLHSEHRGLKQELFHRHKEAQQCCRPHNLPLLRAAQQREMEAMEQQIREEQRMMDEKIVLELDQKVIDQQSTLEKAGVSGFYITTNPQELTLQMNLLELIRKLQQKEAEAEKTFS, from the exons ATGGCGCGGCCCGGCGGGTTCGAGGCGgccgagcagcagcagcagcaggaggtgctgtCCCGGCAGCAGGAGCGGCACTACCGGCTGCTGGCCGAGCTGCAGGCGCTTGTCAAGGCGCTGCCCAG tgcctgccagcagcGCCTCTCATACACGACGTTGTCCGAGCTGGCGCTGGCGCTGCTGGACGGGACCGTGTTCGAGATcgtgcaggggctgctggagatcCAGCACCTCACCGAGAAGAACCTGTACAGCCAGCGGCGGCAGCTGCACAGCGAGCACCGCG GGCTGAAGCAGGAGCTGTTCCATCGGCACAAGGaggcccagcagtgctgcaggcccCACAACCTGCCACTGCTCCGTGCAGCCCAGCAGCGTGAGATGGAG GCTATGGAGCAACAGATCCGAGAGGAGCAGCGAATGATGGATGAGAAGATTGTCTTGGAATTGGACCAGAAAGTAATCGACCAGCAGAGCACCCTGGAGAAGGCCGGGGTGTCTGGCTTCTACATCACCACCAACCCCCAG GAGCTGACTCTACAGATGAATTTGCTGGAGCTGATTCggaagctgcagcagaaggaagctGAGGCTGAGAAGACTTTTTCCTGA
- the SLC7A4 gene encoding cationic amino acid transporter 4: MARWLPRSTDLTRFCQKLNRVKTLEDDMMETSFNRCLSTIDLTLLGIGGMVGSGLYVLTGTVAKEIAGPAVIVSFIIAGFASLLAALCYAEFGARVPKTGSAYMFTYVSVGEIWAFLIGWNVLLEYMIGGAAVARAWSGYLDSIFNHKIKNFTETHVGAWQVPFLAHYPDFLAAAILLVATAFISFGAKVSSWLNHVFSAISMGVILFILIMGFVLAQPKNWSAQEGGFAPYGLSGIMAGTATCFYAFVGFDVIAASSEEARNPQRAVPRAIAFSLGLATGAYILVSVVLTLMVPWHTLDPDSALADAFYRRGYAWAGFLVAAGSICAMNTVLLSNLFSLPRIVYAMAEDGLFFQVFSRVHPRTQVPVVGIVVFGLLMALLALVFDLEALVQFLSIGTLLAYTFVAASIIVLRFQQHKEDVPAAGAGGPPSTEPHQGPAAGELKEYESFSDKLHLVDRDKGKEQREPGQLKAAFEPYLEFLSDFYPGEVVTVAVVTLMVSAICLCSILVFGNTHLHLPTWSYSLLLVLFSLGFLLSLLLIWAHEQQHSTQTFQIPLVPLSPALSIILNIYLMLKLSYMTWLRFAVWLLLGLLVYFGYGIWHSKENLREPRAQRVSARYVVFPGGSLEERVQAVQPGCQPAAGLPDSDTDDGKR, from the exons ATGGCGAGATGGCTGCCCCGCTCCACCGACCTGACCCGCTTCTGCCAGAAGCTCAACCGAGTGAAGACCCTggaggatgacatgatggagaCATCCTTTAACCGATGCCTTTCCACCATTGACTTGACGCTGCTGGGCATCGGGGGCATGGTGGGCTCTGGGCTGTACGTCCTCACGGGCACCGTGGCCAAGGAGATCGCTGGCCCCGCCGTCATCGTCTCCTTCATCATCGCCGGCTTTGCCTCactcctggctgctctctgctACGCTGAGTTTGGAGCCCGTGTGCCCAAGACAGGCTCTGCCTACATGTTCACCTACGTGTCCGTGGGTGAAATCTGGGCTTTCCTTATCGGCTGGAATGTGCTGCTGGAGTACATGATCGGGGGGGCCGCAGTGGCCAGGGCCTGGAGTGGCTATCTGGACTCCATCTTTAACCACAAGATCAAGAACTTCACTGAGACCCATGTGGGTGCCTGGCAGGTGCCATTCCTGGCCCACTATCCAGACTTCCTGGCAGCTGCCATCCTGCTGGTAGCTACTGCCTTCATCTCCTTTGGGGCCAAAGTGTCCTCCTGGCTCAACCACGTCTTCTCAGCCATCAGCATGGGCGtcatcctcttcatcctcatTATGGGCTTTGTCCTCGCACAGCCCAAGAACTGGAGCGCCCAGGAGGGTGGCTTTGCCCCATATGGGCTGTCGGGCATcatggctggcacagccacctgCTTCTATGCCTTTGTGGGCTTTGACGTCATCGCAGCCTCCAGCGAGGAGGCCAGGAACCCGCagagggctgtccccagggccatcGCTTTCTCCTTGGGGCTGGCCACCGGTGCCTATATCCTGGTGTCAGTTGTGCTGACGCTGATGGTGCCCTGGCACACGCTGGACCCTGACTCTGCCCTGGCTGATGCGTTCTACAGGAGGGGCTACGCCTGGGCAGGGTTTCTGGTGGCTGCTGGCTCCATCTGTG CAATGAACACAGTTCTGTTGAGCAACCTCTTCTCCCTGCCACGCATCGTCTACGCCATGGCCGAGGACGGGCTCTTCTTTCAGGTCTTCTCCCGAGTGCACCCCCGCACACAGGTGCCCGTGGTGGGCATCGTGGTCTTTGGGCTGCTTatggccctgctggcccttgTCTTTGACCTGGAGGCCCTGGTGCAGTTCCTGTCCATCGGCACTCTGCTGGCCTACACCTTCGTGGCCGCCAGCATCATCGTGCTGCgcttccagcagcacaaggaggaTGTCCCCGCCGCGGGGGCCGGCGGCCCGCCCAGCACTGAGCCCCACCAGGGCCCGGCCGCGGGCGAGCTGAAGGAGTACGAGTCCTTCTCCGACAAGCTGCACCTGGTGGACAGGGACAAGGGCAAAGAGCAGcgggagccagggcagctgaAGGCAGCTTTTGAGCCCTACCTGGAGTTCCTCAGCGACTTCTACCCAGGTGAGGTGGTCACCGTGGCTGTGGTGACCTTGATGGTGTCTGCCATCTGCCTCTGCTCCATCTTAGTGTTCGGCAACACCCACCTCCACCTGCCCACCTGGAGCTACTCCCTGCTGCTGGTCCTCTTCAGTCTGGGCTTcctgctcagcctcctcctcatCTGGGCacatgagcagcagcacagcacccagaCTTTCCAG aTCCCCCTggtgcccctgtccccagcactgagcaTCATCCTCAACATCTACCTGATGCTGAAGCTCAGTTACATGACGTGGCTCCGCTTCGCCGTCTGGCTGCTCTTGG GCTTGCTCGTCTACTTTGGCTACGGCATCTGGCACAGCAAGGAGAACCTGCGGGAGCCGCGGGCCCAGCGCGTCAGCGCGCGCTACGTGGTGTTCCCGGggggcagcctggaggagcgGGTGCAGGCGGTGCAGCCCGGCTGCCAGCCTGCCGCCGGGCTGCCGGACAGCGACACCGACGACGGCAAGAGATGA
- the P2RX6 gene encoding P2X purinoceptor 6 isoform X2 has product MPGPPCGSLLDYKTAKFSLTRNRRVGLLHRLLQLSALGYLLGWVLLLRKGYQERDTAPRVAVVTKVKGAAVAEAAGRRLWDAADLTWPPQGENVLFLVTHFIATVQQAQGTCPESPSVLDGMCTEDADCPMGNPVVHGNGIKTGKCLMFNATHSTCEIYGWCPVENSTLPRCNTLQTSDPTYFKSCTYDPVFNPSCPVFRVRDMVEAAGQNFGDLALLGGSIRVLIEWNCDLDHPATQCQPQYSFSLQDMRYNFRTASYYWGSQRQLHRNLLKLYGIRFDLSVHGQAGKFSIVPTAVSCGTSIAFFGAATMVCDLVLLYLDAKADLYWKEKFEEARPPKGEPKATA; this is encoded by the exons ATGCCGGGCCCACCCTGCGGGTCCCTGCTCGACTACAAGACTGCCAAGTTCTCTCTGACACGGAACCGGCGGGTGGGGCTCTTGCAccggctgctgcagctgagcgcGCTCGGCTATCTGCTGGG gtgggtgctgctgctgcggaAGGGGTACCAGGAGCGCGACACAGCCCCGCGTGTCGCCGTGGTCACCAAGGTGAAGGGGGCGGCGGTCGCCGAGGCCGCGGGCCGGCGGCTCTGGGACGCTGCAGATCTCACCTGGCCCCCGCAG ggagaaaatgtgcttttcctgGTGACCCATTTCATTGCCACAGTCCAGCAAGCCCAAGGCACCTGCCCTGAG AGTCCCTCTGTCCTCGACGGGATGTGCACAGAAGATGCAGATTGTCCCATGGGAAACCCTGTGGTTCATGGCAATG GGATAAAAACTGGGAAATGTTTGATGTTCAATGCCACCCATTCTACCTGTGAGATCTATGGCTGGTGTCCTGTGGAGAATAGCACCCTGCCCAG GTGCAACACTTTACAAACCAGTGACCCCACCTATTTCAAGAGCTGCACATATGATCCAGTCTTCaacccctcctgccctgtgttCCGTGTCCGTGACATGGTGGAGGCAGCTGGACAGAACTTTGGAGACCTTGCACTGCTG GGGGGAAGCATCAGAGTTCTTATCGAGTGGAACTGCGACCTGGACCACCCCGCTACCCAGTGCCAACCACAGTATTCCTTCAGCCTGCAGGACATGAGGTACAATTTCAG AACTGCCTCCTACTACTGGGGCTCGCAGCGGCAGCTCCACCGGAACCTGCTGAAGCTCTATGGGATCCGCTTTGACCTCTCCGTGCATGGCCAG GCTGGGAAGTTCAGCATTGTTCCTACTGCCGTGAGCTGTGGCACCAGCATCGCCTTCTTTGGTGCT GCTACAATGGTCTGTGACCTGGTTCTGCTCTACCTTGATGCAAAGGCTGACCTTTATTGGAAGGAGAAATTTGAAGAG GCAAGACCCCCTAAAGGTGAGCCTAAGGCCACAGCTTAG
- the P2RX6 gene encoding P2X purinoceptor 6 isoform X1: protein MPGPPCGSLLDYKTAKFSLTRNRRVGLLHRLLQLSALGYLLGWVLLLRKGYQERDTAPRVAVVTKVKGAAVAEAAGRRLWDAADLTWPPQGENVLFLVTHFIATVQQAQGTCPESPSVLDGMCTEDADCPMGNPVVHGNGIKTGKCLMFNATHSTCEIYGWCPVENSTLPRKPLLAEAENFTLFIKNTVHFTKFNFSKCNTLQTSDPTYFKSCTYDPVFNPSCPVFRVRDMVEAAGQNFGDLALLGGSIRVLIEWNCDLDHPATQCQPQYSFSLQDMRYNFRTASYYWGSQRQLHRNLLKLYGIRFDLSVHGQAGKFSIVPTAVSCGTSIAFFGAATMVCDLVLLYLDAKADLYWKEKFEEARPPKGEPKATA, encoded by the exons ATGCCGGGCCCACCCTGCGGGTCCCTGCTCGACTACAAGACTGCCAAGTTCTCTCTGACACGGAACCGGCGGGTGGGGCTCTTGCAccggctgctgcagctgagcgcGCTCGGCTATCTGCTGGG gtgggtgctgctgctgcggaAGGGGTACCAGGAGCGCGACACAGCCCCGCGTGTCGCCGTGGTCACCAAGGTGAAGGGGGCGGCGGTCGCCGAGGCCGCGGGCCGGCGGCTCTGGGACGCTGCAGATCTCACCTGGCCCCCGCAG ggagaaaatgtgcttttcctgGTGACCCATTTCATTGCCACAGTCCAGCAAGCCCAAGGCACCTGCCCTGAG AGTCCCTCTGTCCTCGACGGGATGTGCACAGAAGATGCAGATTGTCCCATGGGAAACCCTGTGGTTCATGGCAATG GGATAAAAACTGGGAAATGTTTGATGTTCAATGCCACCCATTCTACCTGTGAGATCTATGGCTGGTGTCCTGTGGAGAATAGCACCCTGCCCAG GAAACCTCTTCTGGCTGAGGCAGAGAATTTCActctttttataaaaaatactGTCCACTTCACCAAATTTAACTTCTCCAA GTGCAACACTTTACAAACCAGTGACCCCACCTATTTCAAGAGCTGCACATATGATCCAGTCTTCaacccctcctgccctgtgttCCGTGTCCGTGACATGGTGGAGGCAGCTGGACAGAACTTTGGAGACCTTGCACTGCTG GGGGGAAGCATCAGAGTTCTTATCGAGTGGAACTGCGACCTGGACCACCCCGCTACCCAGTGCCAACCACAGTATTCCTTCAGCCTGCAGGACATGAGGTACAATTTCAG AACTGCCTCCTACTACTGGGGCTCGCAGCGGCAGCTCCACCGGAACCTGCTGAAGCTCTATGGGATCCGCTTTGACCTCTCCGTGCATGGCCAG GCTGGGAAGTTCAGCATTGTTCCTACTGCCGTGAGCTGTGGCACCAGCATCGCCTTCTTTGGTGCT GCTACAATGGTCTGTGACCTGGTTCTGCTCTACCTTGATGCAAAGGCTGACCTTTATTGGAAGGAGAAATTTGAAGAG GCAAGACCCCCTAAAGGTGAGCCTAAGGCCACAGCTTAG